taattgctgaaaagaatTGCAAGGCCTTGAAGCTGCAGTGATAAAACATTCTTTTCGTCCtttgttttcatcctctattACCCTGATTTTCCAACAAATTATACCAACTGCAAATTACAAGTCCTCAATTTTCTAGGCCGTGCAAATTAATCCTGGTTCAAAACGATAGATTCTTTATTTCTGTTTCAAATTTCAACGTTCATTTGAAGGAGTGACTTGAATTCTAAAACAACAATTTTGGTTTCATAGACATGGAAGAACAAAAAGGTTGAGATTGAATGAATTGAATGGTCAAAAATGATGAATATGCATGCCATATACCTTTCATGCTTAACGCCAAACCATATAAACTATTTACTGAAGGAGCAAAAAAGTATCAGCTACTTAGTGCCATGGATACGtaaatattttgataaaaacgAAATAATTTATTATAGTTTTAGATGTTTCCAAATTTCATCCAGCTGAGTGTTGTTTGCAACCCTTGGGTCCGTAGTGTTGGGAGCCTCGTTTGACAATCTTTCGGCACAAGTAGCAATAATGCTTTTCGCAAGACCAGCAGAATATGTGGTTGTTATTCTCTACCTGTTTCATTTGCAACAAAATAAATATATCAGTGTAGCGCTCATCAGGAAAATCTCTGGACCTtcccttatatatttttttttcatttcgcTCACCTTTGTATTCATTTGTCGGCAAATTGGACATGAGCTAGGATGGTTTGCTGGATCCTCAGCTCGTACCTCATTTAGTATCTGCCGCTCCTGACGCAATAGTCCTGTCTGTCGTGGTGTCATCTCAGCTTCCCACCGACGAATGGTCTCCTCATCGAAAAGGACACAATTTTTGCAGCTATATTTACCCATGTCATATTCCTCCCCACATTTATAACAGAAGTCGTGCTCACAATTTGAGCAATGCATGTGGTTACAACCTTCAGTTCGAGAGATTGCCATCATGCAATTAGGACATTGCTTAGATATACGCATTATTTCCTCCATACTACGAAGCTGATTTATCATGTCCAGCTCTTTCTGCTTTTGCTGAGCCATTAGTTTAGTAAAATGCTGACGATTCTGTGCAGGAAATAACAGAGTATATCAGATCTTTACATAATTTGGAAAACCAAGCAAGCTTAGAACAGTTTCTAGATTAAGTCTTCATATGTATGCTACCTGCAAAAACTTTTTTTGAAATTAAAAGGTTAAAATTTtattgaaaaggaaaaagagaatacAAGAGGAACGACGCCTATCTGCAAAAACTTAAGCTTCTCTTCTGGTGTCGTACATTGAACTCCAACATGAAATCGATCTCTACAAAGACAACAGGAGGAAAAGAAGCACCTGGGACACTGGGCGAGGTGGTCATCGTCCTCTAAACAAGCCATTTCACACCTAGGGCAATAGACTAAATCAGACATTGAATCAAGTGTCACATGAAACAATTTTGACTCCCAGTGTTCAAATTTTTCATCCCCAATCAAGCTTCTAACCAGACCAGGTGGAACTAGTTCCCCACATTTTACTTGTGGACATAGTATTGCCACACTTTCCTTTGCATGCATGGTTGAATATGTCTCCATGCAATTGCGACAAAAGAAATGCTTACATGGCAATCTTACAAACTTGGTGCCTGTTAAAAGAAGAGACGTCATATCAACTCAAATAGTAAATTTGTGCATGACAAACTAGAATATGGGTTATTAAATTGAGATACCTGCATATTCACTTAGACAAATGCAGCATTGATGTAGGTTTTGGCAGAATATCTCATTGCATTTGTCATCATTATAGTTCAATATTGAAGGTATATCAACTTCTGGAGAGACACTTTCTGAAACAGCACGTCTATCTCCAGCATTATCTGCCTTTTCAAATGAATCAAGCGGTATTATATTATCAAACTCTAAGTAGGAGAGAGATGAATTTTGAAGCCAATCCACCCATGGATAAACAATTTCCTGCCCTGATTGTTCCGTCCAAATCGTATCCAACATTTGACACAAGCTAGATATTCTCGTAACATTCATCCATAGaa
The nucleotide sequence above comes from Papaver somniferum cultivar HN1 chromosome 8, ASM357369v1, whole genome shotgun sequence. Encoded proteins:
- the LOC113306313 gene encoding E3 ubiquitin-protein ligase RNF14-like, whose translation is MNKDRMRSQQRKPKQGIRIEEKKWILKPYDEENQSLPPQQQLNNISEFIQPSLESARKHPKSNNGFDPNHHPHVMEETRSKVAFKKEKQEEKVRESEKSKDKVDDIRSRLEDIRLVAEEPKLSEEQLRVNDKLQEEEILAMEAIYRENIIVLDREDGLRAFQINIHIEVPDKLVMSTKIGSLCGEAESAGVGSEAKAIADNPNRFFYSFKVQCLPPIVLTCLLPKAYPSHSAPFFTISVLWMNVTRISSLCQMLDTIWTEQSGQEIVYPWVDWLQNSSLSYLEFDNIIPLDSFEKADNAGDRRAVSESVSPEVDIPSILNYNDDKCNEIFCQNLHQCCICLSEYAGTKFVRLPCKHFFCRNCMETYSTMHAKESVAILCPQVKCGELVPPGLVRSLIGDEKFEHWESKLFHVTLDSMSDLVYCPRCEMACLEDDDHLAQCPRCFFSSCCLCRDRFHVGVQCTTPEEKLKFLQIGNRQHFTKLMAQQKQKELDMINQLRSMEEIMRISKQCPNCMMAISRTEGCNHMHCSNCEHDFCYKCGEEYDMGKYSCKNCVLFDEETIRRWEAEMTPRQTGLLRQERQILNEVRAEDPANHPSSCPICRQMNTKVENNNHIFCWSCEKHYCYLCRKIVKRGSQHYGPKGCKQHSAG